From the genome of Rhinoderma darwinii isolate aRhiDar2 chromosome 1, aRhiDar2.hap1, whole genome shotgun sequence:
gaatagcagcgccaattacgtccgtaatggacgcggcgttcaagcgcctgcacatgccgtaacggctgaaattacggggatgtattcaggctgaaacatccccgtaatttcagccgttacggacgccctcgtgtgaacatacccttaaacaacggtgacaaatggaaaccatttgcaccggatccatcacccaccattgaaatcaatggtgatgcaaatggaaacctatggtttccgtttgtttgaatcagggttccgttcatgggtttccctgacggaaagctccgacgaaaCTTATGAACGGAgtgccaatgcagatgtgaacgaaaccttatcTGTcatgtgtaatcctgcctgtgatcatAATGATATaactgctgagaaatgatctcttcagaacaggaagggtcagtctattataaaCGGTggttcctgtgttatctatatataagtGGTACCTGTCAGTGtagtcctgcctgtgatgataatgatatgatactgagaagtgatctctacagaacaagaaggatcagtctattataagACTCCATGGCCAGAGGGAAAAAAGCAGTATTTTAGAATttgtaatatagataatgacatacaaaataataaaaaaaacacattaccaaaaaaaaaaaatcataaaaaatacgTTTAACGAACACCTGATTTAAACAATTGGTCATTTTCTGATTACACATGCCCTACAAGAGGATAAAATGAGTTTTCTGAGATCCTGGATGTTAGTGCAGTTGTTAATCGCAGCTGGTGCCCCCCAAAAACTGATACTAaacctagtgcatgaccggattcatagatcaccctgtagagaacttctatgtgcagtcacagttccctcaggtcctgcactatgtataacacattgtctgacgtgttactgtaatgtaaaactaaggaggaacctctgcttaaagaggctctgtcaccacattataactggcctatattgtacgtgatgtgatcggcgctgtaatgtagataacagtggtcctagtaataaagaggctctgtcaccacattataagtggcctatattgtacaacactcacttggccaaaaagtaaatcacgcccagttgtccattaagaaactcattagcataaagctaaaataggccataactccgtcaaaaattatcggttttctaaataaaaaacactgctgtaatctacattacagtgctgatcacatgatgtacaatataggccagttataatgtggtgacagagcatctttaacaaacctcccaattcactttctatagtcattattactgacctgtggtaacacctcctggaatttcctcctccacttcactcttacacggttgatctcccctcacccgctcttcttcttcatcctccacattattattagtcagatcttccccctgatgtcacatatgtaacaattcagtacaatacaacggagagtgcgaagaatctaacagatcaacataagaaaccaccaaaatctatgaccacatctatgaccgcaggaccaaaaagctccacacccccctatatagacctggtatacggctcagcttcatctacctgatgattctctgggacattgtgattttcctctggacagtcctgggaatacagaggactgggacatctctctggtggatttctcctactggatccatctgtaggaaacacacagtgactgaatacatgactactgtatatctctctatatatcagacacttctctctacacttctaggtttactgatcagagccgaaattacaatgttgaggtcctcactacctgTGTCGATGTTCCTGCACCTTGTAAACCGCAAACCTAAAGTAGACCGTGACCCACCAGAGCGAAAGGTGGGGCGCcaacatctccctgctctgccatagtatttaactgtatctgtgttCTGTGGTTATGGATACACATGAAAATAGCAGGACACAGCACACCCCTGTTTTGAGCACTCCCTGCCAACCAAAAAATTGTCAAGGTGCCACCTGCTTATTAGTCTCTTAAAGGCTGTGTTCACCTATGTAGGCAATATCTTTCTTAAAGACtgttatattaatatatatattggttttaggtgataaaaaattttttttatttaattgaccTATTAAAAGTATTATAAAGTATTATAAAGtattataaagtacaatatgttccaaaaaaacaatctcacaaggacttggataagtaaaatcgTATTCACACTTGTGCTATGTACATTCTGTAGGTATTTACTTTTTCATTAAAtatttgattttgtttttttcatttgactttaaatattttttattttagtttttacgatacagctgttttgtctcctcctatacacagaagctggatcATTCACTATCAGCCAAATTCATAAGGAGCCGCTCTCAGCTGAGTCGTCAGCTCACTTCACTTATAGAGTCGGCTGATAGCGAATgatccagcttctgtgtataggaGGAGACATAACACCTGCAtcttaaaaactaaaataaaaaaatgtttaaagtcaaaagaaaaaaaccaaaaaatcaaatatttaatgaaaaaataaatacctACAGAATGTACATAGCACAAGTGTGAATaagattttacttatccaagtcattctgagattgttttttgggaacacattgtactttatattagtggtaaattttgctccatacattctgtgttatatagttactaaggatgaaaaaagacacaagtccatcaagaccaacctataatccgaccgtgttgatccagaggaagacaaaaaacccccatgaggtggatgacaattgtctgattaagggaaaaatatacatctgtctcttctcaccttgtgatgtgcgcggccggtagtcctccatcatgaccacctcgtacagatccttgtgtccttctagatactcccactcctccatggagaaatagacagtgacatcctgacatcttataggaacctgacacacacaatgatacagtcatcacccagacacctccagtgctgttactgtagaatttcccagcagtgtcacctctccagtcagcagctcagtcatcttgtagatcagttctaagatcttcttctcatgtatccgggagtgagggggaggctctgtgaaggggctctgactactgctccatcctcctgactcatggatgatgggagtcgtacagtcacccgatgtcttcttcactattgtgtactcctgtgtatggagagagacacttagagaactgaacacagtattcccccctcagtagaaagagggagattgtgaccccgctgtatagagctctagtgaccccacatctgtaatactggagacctcacctacaaaaagacattgagaaaatagaacgaggccaaaactaaaaaggaaataatattggggggactagatgtaccatgtgctctcctcctgccgtcatcttctatgtttctatatagaggtcatcctgatcctcctggttcctggtcattctcattgctctacaacattactattgctgcattggtgacatgacacataactgaccatattggtggctgatcttcagcttttctgctggtggcttcttgacgtcacttggaaggtctggacgctgttatacaggacactggattcttcctattacgtcctattatgtattgtcccttccctatgtgtgacttgttctataatgtagaaaagtttacctctccgctcaacaggtagatgatctccaaggtgaagtctaatattcttctgctcatctcattcctgtccttgtccatccttggtgggtcactcaAGAGAAGGaatgttgtggaggagaagatgagaaaactggaggaactggaggatctagtactgcagacgtctttatgaagaaaggagaagatggagatcatacaggggacaacatcatgtgtgacatacagaacctcacttattcatcatggagagaaacatcttctcagagccgtcaccacatggaataaaggggtattcccaacacggacatttctccccaggatatgccagaaatgtctgatagatgcggctccacctctgggtggccttgttaggtggtttctgtaactcctatagaagtgaatggagagacacaatctgctcaggtcctcctgctatataatatgctgccaacagatcagacgggtggtcaatgtgacagatgccctttatgaattaatacacccctaatatacgtttttacagatattagaagttacctcagAGATCCTGGATCTTCAGAGACATCTAAAATTCTTATTTATTACAGTATTCCCTATTCCTTGTAGATTGTTTTACCCGATAGTAACTTTGGTGACATCTGAATGACATAGAAAAACATCCCCAGAACTCAGTGGTAAAGATGAACGCGGTGATAAACATGGAGTTTTCTGAATGCTTTTATTTCTAGAGTATAAATGGTTTATTGTGAAACCGGTGATTCTTTTAGGAGGTTTCGGCCTATCCCAGGCCTCTGACACAATTGCTTTAGAGATATAAAGAAAAGATATATATCAGTATTACATACATATAATGAATAGTGGCTCATGTTGGCATAGGCATGATACAGCGGTATTACACAGAAACTGACGTCAATGTAGCAGAGTAAAACACGTAACAAGAAAGCACCGATGACCATTAAATGCCACGTGGAAAGCGGGATCTATCTGCTCtcagtattaggccccatgcacacgaacgtaaaaacacccataattacgggcccatggacttctattggccacgggtacctccccgtatgcttaagggaaggtgcccgtgccgttgaaaaatatagaacatgccctatttcaggccgtaattatggcacgggcaggcccatagaagagtatggggctcccgtaattacgggagcgttgctaggcgacgtcagtaaatagtcattgtccaggatgctgaaagagttaaacgatcatcagtaactgtttcagcaccctggacagtgacttccgatcacaatatagatcaacctgtaaaaaaaaaaaaaaaggacgttcatacttacccagaactccctgcttcttcctccagtccggcctcccgggatgacgtttcagcccatgtgaccgctgcagccaatcacaggctgcagcggtcacatggactgccacgtcatccagggaggtcggactggatgtcaagagaggggcgcgtcaccaagacaacggccgggtaagtatgaaattattttactacggaaagggctgtcccttctctctatcctgcactgatagagagaagggctgccgattacagcagtgtaattttgcagcgaaaacgtgcccgtaaatacgggtgacactggacccgtatttacgggcacgggtacgtaaatactggtgcaatacgggtcgaatacgtgtgaccaaggacccgtatttacaggaggacaaaaatacgtttgtgtgcatgaggccttagggagcATGTTCTAGATTAATAACATATTTTTGCATGATTATAACTTATTTTTGTTACTTTGATCTTGTAGCTTGACAAATTCTTGACATATTAATCTGACTTATTCATGTAATATGCTTCTATATACACAGTGTGAACCTTCATAATAAATACTACGTTGACTTTAATCAAAATCTTGTTCTTCTGTATAACGGAGACAATTTCCTTCTGGTCTCCATTTAAATGGCCATAAATTGTGACGAGACCCGCTCCCTAATACTGAGAGCAGATAGATCCCCGCTTTCCACGTGGCATTTAATGGTCATCGGTGCTTTCTTATTACGCGTCTTACTCTATGTTACATCGACGTCAGTTTCTGTGTAATACCGCTGTATCATGCCTATGCCAACATGAGCCACTATCCATTATATGTATGTAATACTGATATATATCTTTTCTTTATATCACTAAAGCCATTGTGACAGAGGCCTGGGATAGGCCGAAACCTCCTAAAATAATCGCCAGTTTCACAATAAACCATTTATACTCTAGAAATAAAAGCATTTAGAAAACTCCACGTTTATCTCTACGTTCATCTTTACCACTGAGTTCTGGGGATGTTTTTCTATACAATTTGCGGGATATCCAACCCGAACCCTCATAACACCTGAACATCCCATCCAGGAGCGCAGCCCAACGTTATTTTCTACATCTGAATGACAGACCCCAACCACGGTTCATGGAGACCAGCATGgtatgcacggaaggtcccggccgaCCAGCGTGGatgcacggaaggtcccggccgaCCAGCGTGGatgcacggaaggtcccggccgaCCAGCGTGGATGCACGAAAGGTCCCGGCCGACCAGCGTGGATGCACGGAAGGCACCGGCCGACCAGCGTGGatgcacggaaggtcccggccgtcCAGTGTGTATGCATGGAAGGCCCCCAGCAGTCGAGAGTGTATGTACGGAAGGTCCCACCAgtccagtgtgtgtgtatgtatagaagGTCCTGGCAGTCTAGTGTGTATGTACGGAAGGTCAGTGTAAGGAAGCAGCATGTATTGTGCTGTGTGTGGAGGATTATCTTATCACTtagcagtcacatcttacacacaaaCTTCTGTAAAGTGTgacctgtcctcctccttctacattactctgtgctcctccttcaagacctgtcctctgccttctacattaatctgtgctccttcttctagacctgtcctatgcttctacattactctgtgcttctccttctagacctgtcccgtcttctacattactctgtgcttctccttctagacctgtcccgtcttctacattactctgtacccctccttctagacctgtcctctgcttctacattactctgtgctcctcctactagacatgtcctctgcttctacattactctgtgctcctccttctagacctgtcctctgcttctacattactctgtgctcctccttctagacctgtcctctgcttctacattactatgtgctcctccttctaaacctgtcctccgcttctacattactctgtgctcctccttctagacatgccctctgcttctacattactctgtgccccTCCTTCTAgaactgtcctctgcttctacgttactgtgtgctcctccttctagacctgtcctctgcttctacgttactctgtgctcctccttctagacctgtcctctgcttctacattactctgtgctcctcctactAGACATGTCCtcggcttctacattactctgtgctcctccttctagacctgtcctctgcttctacattactctgtgctcctccttctagacctgtcctctgcttctacgttactctgtgctcctccttctagacctgtcctctgcttctacattactctgtgctcctcctactagacatgtcctctgcttctacattactctgtgctcctccttctagacctgtcctctgcttctacattattctgtgctcctccttctagacctgtcctccgcttctacgttactatgtgctcctccttctagacctatcctctgcttctacattactctgtgctcctcctagacctgtcctctgcttctacattactctgtgctcctccttctagacctgtcctctgcttctacattactctgtactcccccttctagacctgtcctccaccttctacattactctgtgctccaccttctagacatgtcctctacttctacattactctgtgctcctccttctagacctgtcctctgcttctacattactctgtgctcctccttctaaacctgtcctctgcttctacgttactgtgtgctcctccttctagacctgtcctctgcttctacgttactctgtgctcctccttctagacctgtcctctgcttctacattactctgtgctcctcctactAGACATGTCCtcggcttctacattactctgtgctcctccttctagaccggtcctctgcttctacattactctgtgctcctccttctagacctgtcctctgcttctacattactctgtgctcccccTTTTAGTCCCATCCTCGCCTTCTCCATTACTCTGTGctactccttctagacctgtcctccaccttcAACATAGTAGACCACAAcctcctgatacaaattctctagtcCCTTGACATCAGACTTGGCTTCTGGATCTCCTCATAACTTACCAACCAAAGATTTATATCTCCCACTCACACACCTCCTCCTCGTCGTCCCACCCTCTCTCTGTTAGTGCTACTCATGGGTCTCAGTGTCCTGGAACCCTTACTCTTCTCCATCTAAACTTTTGGTCATATTTACCTCTCTGGTCTTGATGTTCCCTCCCTGCTATCTACAGTGTATAACAGTTATTTCCTCCTTCACCTCCCACTACCTAAAGATCAACATGGAGAAAACGGAATCTTTACCGCATtttactcccccccccctccttaccAGAACTGTCAATCACAGGTAATGGCGCCTTACAGGTCACTGTATTGGGATAAACCTTAATGTCAGACAGCACAGCCAAGCGCTTCCCACTTCTTGCTGCCTCCACCTCAAAAGCCCTCTAGAAGCCGGCctctcctccccctctacaagtccgtctctcctccccctctacaagtccgtctctcctccccctctacaagtccgtCTCTCCTCGCCCTCTACAAGTCCGTCTCTCCTCGCCCTCTACAAGTCCGTCTCTCCTCGCCCTCTACAAGTCCGTCTCTCCTCGCCCTCTACAAGTCCGTCTCTCCTCGCCCTCTACAAGTCCGTCTCTCCTCGCCCTCTACAAGTCCGtctctcctccccctctacaagtccgtctctcctccccctctacaagtccgtctctcctccccctctacaagccggcctcccctccccctctacaagtcggcctcccctccccctctacaagtccgcctctcctccccctctacaagtccgcctctcctccccctctacaagtccgcctctcctccccctctacaagtccgCCTCTCCTCGCCCTCTACAAGTcggcctcccctccccctctacaagtcggcctcccctccccctctacaagtccgcctctcctccccctctacaagtccgcctctcctccccctctacaagtccgcctctcctccccctctacaagtccgcctctcctccccctctacaagtccgCCTCTCCTCGCCCTCTACAAGTCCGTCTCTCTTCACCCTCTAGAAGTCGGCctctcctccccctctacaagtcggcctctcctccccctctacaagtcggccTCTCCTCGCCCTCTACAAGTCGGCCTCTCCTCGCCCTCTACAAGTCGGCCTCTCCTCGCCCTCTACAAGTCGGCCTCTCCTCGCCCTCTACAAGTCGGCCTCTCCTCGCCCTCTACAAGTCGGCctctcctccccctctacaagtcggcctctcctccccctctacaagtcggccTCTCCTCGCCCTCTACAAGTCGGCCTCTCCTCGCCCTCTACAAGTCGGCctctcctccccctctacaagtcggcctctcctccccctctacaagtcggcctctcctccccctctacaagtcggcctctcctccccctctacaagtcggtTTTTCCTCACCCTCGAGCAGACATAAATGCCAGTACATATGCCCTCATCATCCACCGTCTAGACTACTCCCCCATCCTCCTCTGTGGCTTCCCATCTAACACTATTACACCCTCCTACCCATTCTCACCTCTGCTGCAGGGGTAAATCTACCTCTCCCCTCATTCCACCTCTGCGGTCACTGGCTGCACGTTACCTACTAAATTATGTACaacactgtgccaaaaacacctcatgtaaccttaccttactactgcatcatgggaaatttCCTGACTGAtaatagagggaacatgaaacaacagCAGTGACCGGAAGTCCtgtacacccgaccagcgctgctccacCTCATAAACtgcaaggacctgtgatgacgtccccACCACGTGACCGGGTTTGGATGGGCGTGGTTATATGTGTAGAGGAGGCATAGTCCCGTCCCCACACAGAGACCACTCATGTCACGTGATCATTATCGCTTTCACGGGAGCCCTGCCCCACCCCTGTCACTTGACTAACTTCGCTTCTTCCTTACGCAGCACGAGCCCCACCCCTCATGTCAAGTGATCATTATCAGTGCCCCCTCACAGAGCCCCGCCCCCCATGGCACGTGATCATCATCATAGGTCTCTTATTCATCGCTCATTCGTCACAATTCTAAGTGCCGCCCCCATGCATCGGTCACGTGATCTTGATAGTATCACATTTCCTTCTTCCACCGACTCTCTCCGCGGATAAGCTCCGCCTCTACTccggtcacatggtggtgacgtcatcacaggtcctttagCCACAAGCTATTATACTTTGCATTCCAGCACCAGTCACATGTTCCTTATGACTCCTCATATCACGTGATCATCATCACAGGCCCTTCATCCACAGCGTCTCTCCACTGATAAGCTCAGCCCCTCCTACTTCGGTCacgtggtggtgacgtcatcacaagTCCTTCAGCTATTGCCTtgtatgaggtagagagcagcgctggtcgggtgtgctctgtgttatcagtcacccctgtatgactgtgtatacagagagctgtcaatcattgagtgaccccgcccactggactcctagcttggatttaacccctccagtgccggcctctttggggtaagtggttatttctgctctttgtagtggtcggatgttttgtgggacgagtcgtactttgtaatgacataatattcgggacatacaacttattcactgacttttatacatttcttgttaatgttgttcaccgtgcggtttaagggaatgttcacacgcagcgaatacgacccacaacacgcaaggaaatcaccccgaatattcaccccaaatggtgggcgtataatcctcccgaatatctactacagaaatacaacaaggccgatcctcacctctcccagcgttaccatagcaacacgtccctgctcttccggctgtgtccaggtgacccctataatgacatgtgacctctccggcctgtgattggctgcaggggccaCATGACgctttcttttctatatatgtgtaacctgcagcgttgctgtgaacacgcggtggagccgcagaggattctgggaacaatggcgtttgttgcggaacttgactttcctattgaacttaatggggaaattctgcaacaaatgcgcagcgaatccgcggtataaatCCGATATCCTGCGTGTTTATAATCCGCACCGtaggtgtgtgtcgctatctacattggtgtgtgtgtggcactatgtacaggggggttgtgtgtggaactatgtacaggggggctgtgcgtggcactatgtacaggggggctgtgcgtggcgctatgtacagggggcctgtgcgtggcgctatgtacagggggcctgtgcgtggcgctatgtacagggggcctgtgcgtggcgctatgtacagggggcctgtgcgtggcgctatgtacagggggcctgtgcgtggcgctatgtacagggggcctgtgcgtggcgctatgtacagggggcctgtgcgtggcgctatgtacagggggcctgtgcgtggcgctatgtacagggggcctgtgcgtggcgctatgtacaggggggctgtgcgtggcgctatgtacaggggggctgtgcgtggcaatatctacagggggttgtggcgctatctacaggaaactgtgagtggcgctatttacaaggggcactgaatatggcactatctacgctggtttttacgctgccagtagcggtcagcacatatcacctcgcactagtgataaagtgagacatcaccagcCTGTAAACggccagataaccagagagacaCCGGCCACCAGAgtggttgtcagccaaactagtgcagaatattttgtttgtttatttgtatggagaaattctgggaagaaagccacgccccattagccacacccaccGGATAAGTCacgccccataagacacaccgaCCAAGGGAGccacaccctaagggtatgttcacacgcagtagtttcagacgtaattcgggggttttacgcctctaattacgcctgaaaaaacggctccattacgcctacaaacatctgcccattgccagctccgtattttcagacgtttttagtcactgcgtgtgaacataccctaagtgtgcctGGAAAAAAACGATGTATACAGAGccagaactttgttatttttctgtGGATGGAGCGGAGTGAGGGCTTTTTTCTGtaggacgagctgcagtttttgatcacttttttattttagttttagtgttttgttttttcttttctggcatcgttcaccgtgcgggtaaataacatttaaTTGTAATCATTctgttta
Proteins encoded in this window:
- the LOC142707485 gene encoding oocyte zinc finger protein XlCOF29-like encodes the protein MDKDRNEMSRRILDFTLEIIYLLSGEEYTIVKKTSGDCTTPIIHESGGWSSSQSPFTEPPPHSRIHEKKILELIYKMTELLTGEVTLLGNSTVTALEVSG